Proteins from a genomic interval of Vicinamibacteria bacterium:
- a CDS encoding Hsp20/alpha crystallin family protein has product MIKVLGEMVRWDPKRFEPFFRDFDVLGKRFGNWFEREFPETEIFGAWQPMVDIYDHANEIVLQAELPGMKKEEVHVEVENNMLTLRGERKREEKVEKGEFFRRERVYGAFTRSFSLPAIVNAEKIQANYKDGILTVRLPKVEKAKPKQIEIKA; this is encoded by the coding sequence TTCGAGCCGTTCTTCAGAGATTTCGACGTGCTAGGCAAGAGATTTGGCAACTGGTTCGAACGGGAGTTCCCCGAGACCGAGATCTTCGGGGCGTGGCAGCCCATGGTCGATATCTACGACCACGCCAACGAGATCGTTCTGCAAGCGGAACTTCCTGGAATGAAGAAGGAAGAGGTCCACGTCGAGGTCGAGAACAACATGTTGACCCTGCGTGGTGAGAGGAAGCGAGAGGAGAAAGTGGAGAAAGGAGAGTTCTTTCGCAGAGAGCGCGTCTATGGCGCTTTCACCCGATCCTTCTCGTTGCCCGCCATCGTGAATGCCGAGAAGATTCAGGCCAATTACAAGGACGGTATTCTCACGGTGAGGTTGCCCAAGGTCGAGAAAGCGAAACCGAAGCAGATCGAAATCAAGGCGTAA